The DNA window TGCATAGTGCAATGTGTGATGTTGAATACTACCTCGCCGTATATTTCTCGTACGTAAACAGAAGGCAGGCGCCATTATATCCGAGTATGTAATCAATGCAGTTTTGACTTTTCTGATTCATATGGCGCATAAAACGTGAAAAATAGCATCGTCGCGATGAAACGTGCTAAATAACGTGTTTAATTTCGCTACAATCATGTATTGTTGACGATGTATTTGAAGTTATGCCGGCCAGCTGACGATATTAAGCACATAACCTCAAATGCACtatgaaaaagagagagcgtgagagagCCCTGTACGGGGCAATTCATGGATGGATTTCATGAATGTATAGCTAATCCGCTCTCTAGTAAGCTATTATCGCTAATTTTATTCGCCTACTCATACGTGATGTGCTTCTGACAGCTCTGCCTGAATCCACTTCAGAGTCACACTTGCAAAGTGACTCGGTAACAAAACTAACAACTGACGAGGAAACTGAGGTGCCTCCTCCTCCAGGAACAGAGCCGCTACTCCCGATCCCCGCCCTCGTGAGTTCGCcagagagagaacgcgagcGAAGCGATCCCTCTAGCCGCGATAAGAAGGAACGAGATAATGAATATTCGGAAGAACGTCAATCGAGAGAACGTCGACGAAGTTTCAGCAGGGATGGACATCGTGACAGGTAAGTGGTGGCAAGTcttgcttcttcttctttctttttcagcaAACTTGCAACATTGCGAAATCTCTATCGCTATGTAAACGATGTAACCGAGTTAAATTGCATTACActgattttttgcaataattttgcaGAAGTGGAGAGCGTGGTCGTAGGATTGAAAATTTACGGCCGTTAAATCGCAACCGAAATCGATCGTTATCGCCCAGGCACTCCCAGCACGGCGACTATCCATCCTCGAGCGTGGTGTTACCTCACTTAATGAACCCACCTCCTTCCAAAAGCTATCAGGGACATTTAGCGGACGATGGACATTATCCGCCTACTATGCATTATGACAGTGGAATACATAGATCTAACGAAGACCGTGCGGGCACTCCAACGGTATGTGAGAGCGAGAGTATTCTCtacataaagaatttattacttGAACATTTTTCCTCATTAATTTCTCGCTGCACCTAACTCCGCTGTGATATTTCAGGTCGATGAGCCGCATTTGCACGTCCCTTCATCCGGCAATCAACCACCGTTATTGCCTTTTCCACCGGGCGAAGAGCGTATTCCGCCGCCGAATTACAATCAGCCACCGCCAAATGTACCTCCGCATAATCCTCCACTTTTGCCGGATCCTTATATGAGTCATCGAATACCGATATATCCACATCAGCAGGGATCGCATTACGGACCGCCGAGGTACGATAGACCTTATCAGCAGCAGGGATATCGACCGTCTCAGCCACCCCGAAATTATAACGGGCCACCGAGACCAATGAGAGGATTGCATCACAGTAAGCAATTTGCGTTCAATTCGATGGTTCATTTacttaaatacaaaaaaaaaaataaatacgtgtTTGATTTCTGAAAGCACTTTCTATAAATTCTTTGTTGTAGAAGCAAACACTTTAGGTAACAAGCAAACgcttttatttgattttgacACTTATTCGTATTCTTTAAAGCATTACATATGATTCGTTTGTATGTAATACTTTGATTTGTTGGTTAGTAtctcattttatttgtattttgtcgTTCGGTGAGATATAGAGAAATCTGttggtatatttttcttttcttttcctttctttttttcctttttttccatttttagcatctcgtttgtattttgtttcaGTGGGGTATAGAAATTTGCAACCACCGCCACCTGGACTAGGTAGAAATATACACAATGGGAATCCACCTGGGTAAGCTAATTTTTCATGAATCCTCCTTGATTAGTGAAAATCTTTAATTGTTCTTTCAAGAACAATTAATACACGTACGCGTGCACTTGTTGTTTCTATTATGCACCTATAATATACACTTTTCTACAGAATTATTGACGATCCATTGGAAGCATTCGAACGAATGCTCAGAGAGAAGGATGAGAGAGATCGACGTTTAGGGAAGCACAGAAGAAGAAGCAGAACGCGATCTCGATCACGTAGTTACAGTCGATCTAGATCGCGCTCCTTTGGCCGCAGATCACCTTTTGCATCTCGCATCAGTCGATCTCGTAGTCCGCCGTCGAAGCGGAGATCATCGAGGTCACCATTACCGCTCCGACCTCGTAGTCGCACCCCAAAACGTAGATCAAGAAGCGGCAGCTTCTCTATCAGCAGGTACGTGTGTAGTTTTAATGAAAACAACGCGATATTCGCTGTGTCGTTGTGTTCGATTCTTCAAGTTCATCTGACTTTGCAGATCTAGATCGTATTCCCGCAGTCAGTCACCAAGACTGTCTCCGTcgagagatagagataggGAAAGAGACAGAGATCGAGAGAGggacagagaaagagatcgCGACCGTGACCGGGAGCGCGATCGTGatcgcgaccgcgaccgcgaccgtGACCGCGATCGCGACAGAGACCGCGAGCGGGATCGAGATCGCGACTTACTGCCCAGATATCGATCGCCAGTCAGATCACCTCCAAGGTATATCTCGCATAATATTCACCATCGTATTAAAAAACATCCAAAATGCATTGTAAATACGTATTGAGGTACGATTGCGAATGCTTAATCTTTCAGATTTCAAAGAGAGAGGGATCGCGAGAGAGACAGGCCGCGCTCACGTGAGCCTCGAGATGGATACAACACTTATTACGGCGATTCGCCGGCTCATGATTATCCATTCCGAGATCGTGAGCGCGATTTACCGCCTAGGGAGAGACCACTGCCGAGATATCCTATAGGAAGAAATCAGCCATCCCAACACAATATACCACCGTTGATGCCGCATCTAGTCACTGGAGGTCacccaccaccaccaccgcttATGTCATTGGGACCTTCGCCTACGGACAGGAAAGACTATTATGATTCCTACAACAGGTATTTTCGCCTCAATAGTATTTTCATTCATGTACACTACGCTATGCAGATGATCTATCGACATGTTTATGCCACtagtttatttaagaaaaatagcTCCGAAACTATGGCTATTGAATTATACAAAAGCGATATGATATATCAATCGAATTGTCTTGTTAGCGAGAAATGCCGACGCACAGAAACGATCCTGAAAGTTATTTTGACAatccatatataaattaaacactCATCTACATTGCATAAATTTGACAATAAGCATCTCTATGTTCCATCCAATTTTACATTGATAGTGTATTGTTGCTAAATTAAGAGattatttcctaaaatttttctatgcATACAATATGATATGTAGTATAGTctctatgtatgtatatttttgtgcCAAGCGTCTCAGCTCTTAATATTAATGGTAAAGtgatttaaatctttttccgcgtctttcttcttttgtgcataaatttttctttagctacatttatttctttataatttcttaaattattattatttatttttctctgaatgaagatattttattgtccgtatatataaaaaataattgaagaaaaaagttattgaatattgtaatataataaagcgcataaaatatgtattgatatGTGGAGCTTTTGCTATATGTCAAATTTATGCAgttcatatattttactacagcaacgttttaatttttacaagagTGATACGTTGGAAATTGTATGCTGTgagattattatgtttaattaattcgtaTCTCGTGATATCTTGTGATTGTACAAAtcgatacatttttctttatatacttGTATGCTACTTGTGAATACTGAGAGAAAGACTGAGTTAAAAAAGATTGCGTTTTCAACACCACATACTTAAGGTACTTTTATATCTCAAAAGTAAATTGTTACTTGATCAATTTAGGACAATATTTTTAGGACAATATTGATAGCATATTATGTTTAGGACAGTAAtgagagaaaataaagtatGCTAATGAGAGTGTGATTTATATGCACAGCGAAATTTTTcatccatataaatttttttgtatttctttatgTATTTGTTTTGCTATAGGTCTATTTTTGACAGAGATTTTTTACGTCAAGTAATAATCTACAGGGTGTTTTAGAATTGCACGGCACTATTTTAGGGAAATATTTTCTaggtcaaaataaaaaaaaagtttatataaacatatgtcctaaacttatttattagtaaGATATTAAAGAGTAAAGATTATGTTTAAcagtaaaacatttaaagtGTGTTTTCGAAGTGGCTGCCGTTTTGTTGAATTCTTCTTGCATGCCAATAGGTCTACAATAAACTAAAGACTTCATCCAACCCCTAACGACGTTAGACTATTTTATTGGCACACAAGAAGAATTAAGAAACCGCATAGTGGAAGCTGCAGCAACTGCAGCTGCAGGAATAATCCTGGGGGTCGATTCTGTATCTTGGGACGAGGTAAAAATGTgtacaaaagtgaggaaattcactagaaaatctacaattttatttgtcaaactctagtaaatctgttcacttttgtaattttcacctcgtctCAAAATACAGAATCGACCCCCTGATGCTATAAGACGTACCAGAGAAACATGACATCGTGCAGATACTGCATTCAACAAAACGGCGGCCACTTCGAaaactttaaatgttttactgTTAAACACAATCTTTAGTCTCTAATATCttactaataaataagtttagggcatatgtttatataaacttttttgtttattttgaccTAGAAAATATTTCCCTAAAATAGTGCCGTGCAATTctgaaacaccctgtatattaagattaataattttttaaaatatacatgcgCTATCGCCTATACGTACACCTACAACACACAACAAAAAAacacacaaaatacatatacacaataCACATGTCAATATTTAACTATGCTCATGCGAAtcgtatctatatatttacgaGATCTCATAATagtcataatatttaattatttatatatattgtaataacgtgcaaataacaatatgtttatatagttgtattaaatatgttatacatatgtatgtatgtatgtatgtatgtatgtacgtatatatttttatatatgttatatcttatacgttatattttatacgtacaaCGTATTTAGAATGTACCtaagtataatgtaatattgtcACTATTGTAAATTTCTTTCTACATTACGTTATTTCATTAACTGcgattcattaaattatttgtgcatttaattatatacaatatttgataattattatactagAAAGATCAAGTAAGATCTATTTCTAGTTTAATAACTTTACTACATAATTAAGtcttgttataaaaaaaattcttaattcaaatttaatctCGATTCGCATATGTaacaatgtattatataagGATTATATATACCATAGTAAGCGTACTTTATTTATCTACGAAATatcattacaatattattgaattatagttatattatataattatagttgaATTATAGTTGtaaaatgcatatatgtataatttgcaGTGTTTTATACATGTgtttgtgtgcgtgcgtgcatgtgtgtgtgtatgacgtgtgcgtgcgtatgaatgtgtgtgcgtgtgcgtgtgcatgtgtgagcgtgtgtgcgtgtgtgtgttacATGCATATTgtgaaatgtaattaaaaagtgcaaaaagagaagaaagaagcaAAGAAGAGTATCGAGGACCATCGTGGAGAGAAGCTAGCCAGCTGATTGACACATCTGCATGGTTTGTGAATCAGGTGAATTCAGGGCCAAATCAACATTTGTAATGATAAAAAGCTTGTTTCCATTTATCTTCAATGTCAAATTTGGGACACGttactgaaaatttattatatcataatataaacaaatcaaACGTAAATTGGAAAAGGCTATTCAACGAATCCGgcaatttcttaatttacatATCTGTGCTTATTTGAATATTCAGGTGATTCTAGTCAtgcaaatacatattttttattatatcttaaagCAGTTCAAAGTTACAAATGTTGCTTTCTGtacttcataattttataattttataattaatgattttaacaaAGTCTCGGCAATAGGTGATTGCGATTACGTCCTGTTTATTCTTTCAGCTTGTATGGAGGTTAAAAAGGTGCAACagtcttgtaaaaaattaacacattCCTGTCtcaattatttgaatttttattaaataggtGTCTTCCGTACACCGCAGGTGTAGCAAATAAACCTCGGGATTCGCAGAAGAATGGAAGAAAATTTAAGGGTCAAATTATTCTCTTGGTTACTTTTTTCTCTACGAGTACTTTAACACGATTAATTTTCTCGATATAGCTAGAGATTGCATAAATTCGTTACTAACAACTATTCTTCGCGTTCTTCGCGCGCTGTgtcatattttctataaagaCACATCATGTATTTAAGAtaggaaatgaaaaaaagagaaagcatAAGCATATCTAATGTTTAGCAGGATAACTAACATATCAAATGCTGTACTGACTTTCTGTCAACAGATATTCCGGACCTCCGCCGCCGCAGCGTTTTAGCAGTCCTCTGAGGGATTCTTCGTCACATAAGCGATTTGACGACGTAGCACCGCCTGGTACTGAGGGCTATTACGATCTCTCGCCACCGGGTGTCGAACATTCCGAGAGACCGTCGAGGGACGATCGTGAAAGGCAACGCTCCCTGAGGGATCAGGAAGATAGGGAGCATTCGTCGAAGGATCGCGATAACGACGAACGTGATAGATTGAGAGACGATAGGTAACGTTGTTAGACATTGTATCGAGTCTGAGATGACTACTCTTTAATAAGAAGAGAATCTTCTTTCTCTAATTACTATgcatttcatttaaataaaaatataaaaatataaaaaaaactcgcAATCGCATTACAAaggaatatatttatgatgcATCTTGCGTTTCAAAAGGGGTCGCGAACGTGAGGATCGTATGCGCGAGAGGGACGACAGAGATCGCAGAATCGTAAACAGAGATCGCGAGGATCGCGACAGGCAGGTTCCGCCTAGAGAACATGAGGATAGGATACGAGAGAAAGACGAGCGCGACAGAAGAGAAAAGGATAAGGAACGAGACGATAGACACATTCGCGATCGTCGAGATGATGATAATAGGCATGTCGAGAAGAAAGATTATGACAAAGACCGGTACGTTCTACATAATCCAAGTTAAACAATACCAttgtcaaattaattaaaattattcagcTTCTATTGTCATGGATCAATATGGATggatgtaaattttaacatgtttGTTACCTTAAAATATTATGCTCAGAAAAAGGACATGCATCCTTAAGTTAATTCGCAATTTGTTGCAAATGTGTcattgcaaaaatttgtcTTCCTATATGATATGTATTGTTACAGTTATAGAGATGATCGAGATCGCCATAGGCAGGACGACAAGAACCGGCtgcgagagaaggagagacgAGAACGCGAATACGAGCCCGAGAAAGACAGAGATCGTCACGAACGATACGAGAGACGTTCGGTAGAGCGGAAAAAGAGCAGGAAGAGCCTAAGTCCGTACTCGCAAAAGTCCAGGGGCGACCCTAAAGATTTGTCGCCAGAACGAAGTacgaagaagaaggaaaaggaCCACGAGGAAAAGgtggaggagaagaagaaagagaagaaaataaaggagaagaagaagaagaaggataatgatgagaaggagaagaagaagaagaagaagaaggacaAGAAATCGAATCAGAAAGAAACAGCCAAGGACGATCCGACGATCAAGACGATGGAGACGGACGACCTGCTGGTCGAGAGTAAAACAAGTAATGATACTTTGTCTTCGCCGCTCAACAAGACCGACTCCGCGAAGGCGTGCAACGAGGAGGCTAACATACAGAATAGGATCGAATGTATCTCCAACCAAGTATCTATCGTGCCGATCAAAGAGGAATTCGAGGATAAGTCTCTGGCGATGAATCCGGAACCGCCGGAATTCAACGAACCCAGCCCTGGCAGTGGTCGGCTAGATCGTGCAGAATTCGGCACGAATCCACCGAATCCAAACTTTAAACCGATCCCGGAACTCAAGTCGGATATGAAACCGATCGACAGCCTGTACGGAGGATTGGACGACACGGAGATTAACACTGTGATCACGGAGAAGTATTCTCTACTCTCGGAACACTCGCAGACCGAGACTAAGGAAGCTATCACCGTGCTAGCGACGGAGAAATCACCAAAGAAGGATGAGTTTCTGGCACCACTACCCGAGTTGTCCAAGTGGGAAAGGGACGATACGATCGAAAAAgccgaggacgacgacgacgacgacgacgaggcgAGCGGATCGCCGACGGAGAAGACACAGAGAGAGGACGAGCCGAAATCGATCAAGATGGTCACGTCGGAGGTGCTGAAGCGTGCGGAGAACGCTATATTCCAAAAGGCCATTAATGCGATCCGACCGATCGAGATCAAGAAGATCAGCGAAAGCAGAAAGATATTGTATCAGAATCCTGAGCCTAAGGTGCTGGAGACGGTGGAGCCCGCCAATCGAGAACCGCGAAAGAGCGTCAACGTGACGATCAACGTTGGTAGAAACGAGAGGAATGTCGAGATCACCGAACCGGCGAAGAAAGCCAAGCTCGATCGTACCAAGTTCAAACCCGTGCCAGAGACAGCCTACTCGCCGACCAGGCTGTCCGCCAAGGAGAGACTCGGTGAGAAGATTGAGGACGGCAAGGAGAGAAAGGTCAGTCCTATAAAGGGATTCATGGAGAGGCGTGACGGCAAGAACGAGAATCAGTCGAGAAGTCGATCGCCCAGGAGGGAAAAGAGGCTCTCCTCTCCGCTCTTGGAGTCGCGACGCGTAGAGTCCTCTTCATTGGGTTTAACTACAACGAGCGGCGAACGAAAAGTTTTCTTGGAAGAGAGAAAACGGGACAAGGATAGAGGCGATCGGTCGAAGGAGAGGTCGGATTTCCGAGGCGACAGACACGGCAGCGAGTTGAAACCCGAGAGGGAGAGTAGAGTCGATTGTAGAACGGACTTTCGTTCCAATAGAAACGACGTGAAAGGAGAACGCGTGGATAAGGATCGCGACAAAGACCGAGACCGCGAGCACAGAGGTAGGACACCCCCCTCGGCTTGCGCGTTTAAGAAAACGGAAATGTCAAAGGTCAGCTTGTTGAAATCGAAAGATGacgaggaagagaagaagcGTGACAAGAAATCGCGggaggaaaagaagagaaagaaggagcaCCGCAGCAGGAGTAAATCCAAGGA is part of the Temnothorax longispinosus isolate EJ_2023e chromosome 12, Tlon_JGU_v1, whole genome shotgun sequence genome and encodes:
- the LOC139823160 gene encoding uncharacterized protein isoform X3 — its product is MHSAMCDVEYYLAVYFSYVNRRQAPLYPTLPESTSESHLQSDSVTKLTTDEETEVPPPPGTEPLLPIPALVSSPERERERSDPSSRDKKERDNEYSEERQSRERRRSFSRDGHRDRSGERGRRIENLRPLNRNRNRSLSPRHSQHGDYPSSSVVLPHLMNPPPSKSYQGHLADDGHYPPTMHYDSGIHRSNEDRAGTPTVDEPHLHVPSSGNQPPLLPFPPGEERIPPPNYNQPPPNVPPHNPPLLPDPYMSHRIPIYPHQQGSHYGPPRYDRPYQQQGYRPSQPPRNYNGPPRPMRGLHHMGYRNLQPPPPGLGRNIHNGNPPGIIDDPLEAFERMLREKDERDRRLGKHRRRSRTRSRSRSYSRSRSRSFGRRSPFASRISRSRSPPSKRRSSRSPLPLRPRSRTPKRRSRSGSFSISRSRSYSRSQSPRLSPSRDRDRERDRDRERDRERDRDRDRERDRDRDRDRDRDRDRDRDRERDRDRDLLPRYRSPVRSPPRFQRERDRERDRPRSREPRDGYNTYYGDSPAHDYPFRDRERDLPPRERPLPRYPIGRNQPSQHNIPPLMPHLVTGGHPPPPPLMSLGPSPTDRKDYYDSYNRYSGPPPPQRFSSPLRDSSSHKRFDDVAPPGTEGYYDLSPPGVEHSERPSRDDRERQRSLRDQEDREHSSKDRDNDERDRLRDDRGREREDRMRERDDRDRRIVNRDREDRDRQVPPREHEDRIREKDERDRREKDKERDDRHIRDRRDDDNRHVEKKDYDKDRYRDDRDRHRQDDKNRLREKERREREYEPEKDRDRHERYERRSVERKKSRKSLSPYSQKSRGDPKDLSPERSTKKKEKDHEEKVEEKKKEKKIKEKKKKKDNDEKEKKKKKKKDKKSNQKETAKDDPTIKTMETDDLLVESKTSNDTLSSPLNKTDSAKACNEEANIQNRIECISNQVSIVPIKEEFEDKSLAMNPEPPEFNEPSPGSGRLDRAEFGTNPPNPNFKPIPELKSDMKPIDSLYGGLDDTEINTVITEKYSLLSEHSQTETKEAITVLATEKSPKKDEFLAPLPELSKWERDDTIEKAEDDDDDDDEASGSPTEKTQREDEPKSIKMVTSEVLKRAENAIFQKAINAIRPIEIKKISESRKILYQNPEPKVLETVEPANREPRKSVNVTINVGRNERNVEITEPAKKAKLDRTKFKPVPETAYSPTRLSAKERLGEKIEDGKERKVSPIKGFMERRDGKNENQSRSRSPRREKRLSSPLLESRRVESSSLGLTTTSGERKVFLEERKRDKDRGDRSKERSDFRGDRHGSELKPERESRVDCRTDFRSNRNDVKGERVDKDRDKDRDREHRGRTPPSACAFKKTEMSKVSLLKSKDDEEEKKRDKKSREEKKRKKEHRSRSKSKEHKKRKEKKHKKDKDKNQEKKQKHKEAAISKDKSDGGNETKISYENVEPPLAESSKKQRKNPRLVSDRKRSILDEASFEPDYSASDSESDGEEGNKPSPAKKLKLDETELNKEMEIKSLKKRSKSSSSEDTSSSSDTTSSDSDSSDESHKKKRKKHKKHKKKKSAKKDSSSDSDTYSDSSDSSSDEEKHKKKSKKSKSRSKQSKKKKKSKHK
- the LOC139823160 gene encoding uncharacterized protein isoform X1, which encodes MSVHYKFKSTLDYDTVSFDGLHISVADLKKAIFHQKRIGKNTDFDLQITNAQTKEDYTDDNALIAKNTSLIVARVPLTVQQKRSWDRNETPPFSNVKDETNLGRAVDLTRLDGSEEDKIRAMMTQSTQDYDPSNYMKIRGANQTGDVPANYRCYKCHQPGHWIKNCPLGTNQEPIEIKKSTGIPRSFMVPVEGPLVPGAMMTPTGHYAVPAIDHQAYKEGKKERPPFSQDPEPVVEKPEIPEDLLCNICKDLLTDAVMIPCCGNSFCDECIRTFLLESEEHECPDCNEKDVSPETLIPNRFLRNAVMNFKNETGYAKRQTYRPPAQNAGQITVPTDQPKTETQQVAGHVSSQAKTVQSSVAPDAPSQEPVDPLQSTDPESASQHFPTNISGSQPQSSTTLPESTSESHLQSDSVTKLTTDEETEVPPPPGTEPLLPIPALVSSPERERERSDPSSRDKKERDNEYSEERQSRERRRSFSRDGHRDRSGERGRRIENLRPLNRNRNRSLSPRHSQHGDYPSSSVVLPHLMNPPPSKSYQGHLADDGHYPPTMHYDSGIHRSNEDRAGTPTVDEPHLHVPSSGNQPPLLPFPPGEERIPPPNYNQPPPNVPPHNPPLLPDPYMSHRIPIYPHQQGSHYGPPRYDRPYQQQGYRPSQPPRNYNGPPRPMRGLHHMGYRNLQPPPPGLGRNIHNGNPPGIIDDPLEAFERMLREKDERDRRLGKHRRRSRTRSRSRSYSRSRSRSFGRRSPFASRISRSRSPPSKRRSSRSPLPLRPRSRTPKRRSRSGSFSISRSRSYSRSQSPRLSPSRDRDRERDRDRERDRERDRDRDRERDRDRDRDRDRDRDRDRDRERDRDRDLLPRYRSPVRSPPRFQRERDRERDRPRSREPRDGYNTYYGDSPAHDYPFRDRERDLPPRERPLPRYPIGRNQPSQHNIPPLMPHLVTGGHPPPPPLMSLGPSPTDRKDYYDSYNRYSGPPPPQRFSSPLRDSSSHKRFDDVAPPGTEGYYDLSPPGVEHSERPSRDDRERQRSLRDQEDREHSSKDRDNDERDRLRDDRGREREDRMRERDDRDRRIVNRDREDRDRQVPPREHEDRIREKDERDRREKDKERDDRHIRDRRDDDNRHVEKKDYDKDRYRDDRDRHRQDDKNRLREKERREREYEPEKDRDRHERYERRSVERKKSRKSLSPYSQKSRGDPKDLSPERSTKKKEKDHEEKVEEKKKEKKIKEKKKKKDNDEKEKKKKKKKDKKSNQKETAKDDPTIKTMETDDLLVESKTSNDTLSSPLNKTDSAKACNEEANIQNRIECISNQVSIVPIKEEFEDKSLAMNPEPPEFNEPSPGSGRLDRAEFGTNPPNPNFKPIPELKSDMKPIDSLYGGLDDTEINTVITEKYSLLSEHSQTETKEAITVLATEKSPKKDEFLAPLPELSKWERDDTIEKAEDDDDDDDEASGSPTEKTQREDEPKSIKMVTSEVLKRAENAIFQKAINAIRPIEIKKISESRKILYQNPEPKVLETVEPANREPRKSVNVTINVGRNERNVEITEPAKKAKLDRTKFKPVPETAYSPTRLSAKERLGEKIEDGKERKVSPIKGFMERRDGKNENQSRSRSPRREKRLSSPLLESRRVESSSLGLTTTSGERKVFLEERKRDKDRGDRSKERSDFRGDRHGSELKPERESRVDCRTDFRSNRNDVKGERVDKDRDKDRDREHRGRTPPSACAFKKTEMSKVSLLKSKDDEEEKKRDKKSREEKKRKKEHRSRSKSKEHKKRKEKKHKKDKDKNQEKKQKHKEAAISKDKSDGGNETKISYENVEPPLAESSKKQRKNPRLVSDRKRSILDEASFEPDYSASDSESDGEEGNKPSPAKKLKLDETELNKEMEIKSLKKRSKSSSSEDTSSSSDTTSSDSDSSDESHKKKRKKHKKHKKKKSAKKDSSSDSDTYSDSSDSSSDEEKHKKKSKKSKSRSKQSKKKKKSKHK
- the LOC139823160 gene encoding uncharacterized protein isoform X2 yields the protein MSVHYKFKSTLDYDTVSFDGLHISVADLKKAIFHQKRIGKNTDFDLQITNAQTKEDYTDDNALIAKNTSLIVARVPLTVQQKRSWDRNETPPFSNVKDETNLGRAVDLTRLDGSEEDKIRAMMTQSTQDYDPSNYMKIRGANQTGDVPANYRCYKCHQPGHWIKNCPLGTNQEPIEIKKSTGIPRSFMVPVEGPLVPGAMMTPTGHYAVPAIDHQAYKEGKKERPPFSQDPEPVVEKPEIPEDLLCNICKDLLTDAVMIPCCGNSFCDECIRTFLLESEEHECPDCNEKDVSPETLIPNRFLRNAVMNFKNETGYAKRQTYRPPAQNAGQITVPTDQPKTETQQVAGHVSSQAKTVQSSVAPDAPSQEPVDPLQSTDPESASQHFPTNISGSQPQSSTRTEPLLPIPALVSSPERERERSDPSSRDKKERDNEYSEERQSRERRRSFSRDGHRDRSGERGRRIENLRPLNRNRNRSLSPRHSQHGDYPSSSVVLPHLMNPPPSKSYQGHLADDGHYPPTMHYDSGIHRSNEDRAGTPTVDEPHLHVPSSGNQPPLLPFPPGEERIPPPNYNQPPPNVPPHNPPLLPDPYMSHRIPIYPHQQGSHYGPPRYDRPYQQQGYRPSQPPRNYNGPPRPMRGLHHMGYRNLQPPPPGLGRNIHNGNPPGIIDDPLEAFERMLREKDERDRRLGKHRRRSRTRSRSRSYSRSRSRSFGRRSPFASRISRSRSPPSKRRSSRSPLPLRPRSRTPKRRSRSGSFSISRSRSYSRSQSPRLSPSRDRDRERDRDRERDRERDRDRDRERDRDRDRDRDRDRDRDRDRERDRDRDLLPRYRSPVRSPPRFQRERDRERDRPRSREPRDGYNTYYGDSPAHDYPFRDRERDLPPRERPLPRYPIGRNQPSQHNIPPLMPHLVTGGHPPPPPLMSLGPSPTDRKDYYDSYNRYSGPPPPQRFSSPLRDSSSHKRFDDVAPPGTEGYYDLSPPGVEHSERPSRDDRERQRSLRDQEDREHSSKDRDNDERDRLRDDRGREREDRMRERDDRDRRIVNRDREDRDRQVPPREHEDRIREKDERDRREKDKERDDRHIRDRRDDDNRHVEKKDYDKDRYRDDRDRHRQDDKNRLREKERREREYEPEKDRDRHERYERRSVERKKSRKSLSPYSQKSRGDPKDLSPERSTKKKEKDHEEKVEEKKKEKKIKEKKKKKDNDEKEKKKKKKKDKKSNQKETAKDDPTIKTMETDDLLVESKTSNDTLSSPLNKTDSAKACNEEANIQNRIECISNQVSIVPIKEEFEDKSLAMNPEPPEFNEPSPGSGRLDRAEFGTNPPNPNFKPIPELKSDMKPIDSLYGGLDDTEINTVITEKYSLLSEHSQTETKEAITVLATEKSPKKDEFLAPLPELSKWERDDTIEKAEDDDDDDDEASGSPTEKTQREDEPKSIKMVTSEVLKRAENAIFQKAINAIRPIEIKKISESRKILYQNPEPKVLETVEPANREPRKSVNVTINVGRNERNVEITEPAKKAKLDRTKFKPVPETAYSPTRLSAKERLGEKIEDGKERKVSPIKGFMERRDGKNENQSRSRSPRREKRLSSPLLESRRVESSSLGLTTTSGERKVFLEERKRDKDRGDRSKERSDFRGDRHGSELKPERESRVDCRTDFRSNRNDVKGERVDKDRDKDRDREHRGRTPPSACAFKKTEMSKVSLLKSKDDEEEKKRDKKSREEKKRKKEHRSRSKSKEHKKRKEKKHKKDKDKNQEKKQKHKEAAISKDKSDGGNETKISYENVEPPLAESSKKQRKNPRLVSDRKRSILDEASFEPDYSASDSESDGEEGNKPSPAKKLKLDETELNKEMEIKSLKKRSKSSSSEDTSSSSDTTSSDSDSSDESHKKKRKKHKKHKKKKSAKKDSSSDSDTYSDSSDSSSDEEKHKKKSKKSKSRSKQSKKKKKSKHK